One region of Bosea sp. 29B genomic DNA includes:
- a CDS encoding FliH/SctL family protein, translated as MAAAKKFMFATDFRGNGSKAVDEATLEAARADGFHSGLDHARREADQQLGALLSQLVRQSERLLAHQDEQLAQIEAQAAQLAIATARSLAGAALADKPLAQLLDAARECLAHARHAPHLAIRVHESLVETVEAKLSALARETGFAGRIVVLGEPDIALGDGRLEWADGGIAIESATLNEAVDKAVRAVFGPAAG; from the coding sequence ATGGCAGCAGCCAAGAAATTCATGTTCGCCACCGACTTCCGCGGCAACGGCAGCAAGGCGGTCGACGAGGCGACGCTCGAGGCCGCCCGGGCGGATGGATTCCACAGCGGGCTCGACCATGCGCGGCGCGAGGCCGACCAGCAATTGGGCGCACTGCTCTCGCAGCTGGTGCGCCAGAGCGAGCGATTGCTGGCGCACCAGGATGAGCAGCTGGCGCAGATCGAGGCGCAGGCTGCGCAGCTTGCGATCGCGACCGCGCGCAGCCTTGCCGGTGCGGCGCTTGCCGACAAGCCGCTGGCGCAATTGCTCGATGCGGCGCGCGAATGCCTTGCCCATGCCCGGCATGCGCCGCACCTGGCGATCCGGGTGCATGAGAGCCTGGTCGAGACCGTCGAGGCCAAGCTGTCGGCGTTGGCGCGCGAGACCGGATTCGCCGGCCGCATCGTCGTGCTGGGCGAGCCGGACATCGCCCTCGGCGATGGCCGGCTGGAATGGGCCGATGGCGGCATCGCGATCGAAAGCGCAACGCTCAA